A single window of Methanobacterium sp. DNA harbors:
- a CDS encoding MFS transporter, whose amino-acid sequence MGYLICSKCRVYYQMESGESKKDFTSNCDCGSKLRYVENLDIVDPSWKQSTFRKKPTIKEVLRNKVQSISYGIKDNIISPLIEFWHNLRNKFQNTKNRNYQNWNNHYNSPYGMQNGLINSILSEFNFNNIQWIIIIPVVMVITLILANTHGILTLLIFLLLAAVGFLTKDPVIGAKNAIITGAISFFLGSLLSGSFLLLIPLTILGTINGAVCGFIGGYIQTRYN is encoded by the coding sequence ATGGGCTATTTAATTTGCAGTAAATGTCGGGTTTATTATCAAATGGAATCAGGTGAGTCTAAAAAAGATTTTACCAGTAACTGTGATTGTGGTAGTAAATTACGCTATGTGGAAAATTTAGATATAGTTGATCCCAGTTGGAAACAATCTACTTTCAGGAAAAAACCTACAATCAAAGAAGTTCTAAGAAACAAAGTGCAATCAATAAGTTATGGTATTAAAGATAATATAATAAGTCCCTTAATTGAATTTTGGCACAATCTACGAAACAAATTCCAAAACACCAAAAATCGGAACTATCAAAATTGGAATAATCATTATAACTCCCCCTATGGTATGCAAAATGGTTTAATCAATTCAATACTAAGTGAGTTTAATTTCAACAATATACAATGGATTATCATAATACCAGTTGTAATGGTCATTACCCTCATTTTAGCTAATACCCATGGCATTCTTACTCTATTAATTTTTCTACTGTTAGCTGCAGTGGGTTTTTTAACTAAAGATCCGGTTATTGGTGCCAAAAATGCTATCATAACTGGTGCAATTTCATTCTTTTTAGGAAGTCTCCTCTCAGGATCATTCCTCCTCTTAATACCCTTAACCATATTAGGAACCATTAATGGCGCAGTTTGTGGATTTATAGGAGGATATATACAAAC